In Lodderomyces elongisporus chromosome 1, complete sequence, a genomic segment contains:
- the NPC2 gene encoding Phosphatidylglycerol/phosphatidylinositol transfer protein (BUSCO:EOG09264UJF), which yields MKFFNILVVATTTASALSLSNYFASFNQQHQQQQPEILSLASTKPIPGDSPIELCDAEIKHLVQFDSISITPNPPTAGQNLTFTASGIVDQDIVDGAYVEVDVRYGFIKLIHQTYDLCEDAAPKVDITCPLKKGKQVITKDVEIPQEVPPGKYIVLARAYTKNDELITCLTATIVFPAA from the coding sequence ATGAAGTTTTTTAACATCCTAGTAGTTGCAACTACAACTGCATCTGCACTTTCTTTATCAAACTACTTTGCCTCATTCaatcagcaacatcaacagcaacagccaGAAATTCTTAGCTTGGCATCTACAAAACCCATTCCGGGAGATTCGCCAATTGAGTTGTGCGATGCTGAAATCAAGCATCTCGTGCAGTTTGATTCCATTTCAATTACTCCAAATCCACCAACTGCGGGTCAAAACCTTACATTCACGGCGAGTGGGATTGTTGATCAAGatattgttgatggtgCTTATGTCGAAGTTGACGTTAGATACGGCTTTATTAAGCTTATTCACCAAACATATGACCTTTGTGAAGATGCAGCACCGAAAGTTGACATTACTTGTCCATTGAAGAAGGGTAAACAAGTGATTACAAAGGATGTTGAGATTCCTCAAGAAGTGCCACCAGGAAAGTACATTGTGTTGGCACGTGCATACACAAAGAATGATGAATTGATTACTTGTCTTACTGCTACAATTGTGTTTCCGGCTGCGTGA